A genomic segment from Hyalangium gracile encodes:
- a CDS encoding RtcB family protein, with protein MQPNLNRLLRALAREGLEVTYDGRLYTLRLQGDAHSPPAEVLLPPDLPVEGKAFRQLANLAALKHPGGGAVLRVRATPDFHPGDSGVAIGSVVHTRGLVVPAAVGTDINCGMRLHVADLGVEAFLARRDAFVERMKGHYFFGTRDVAMSSRAAEALLRDGIPGWLLETMEQPLGCAARADLAQLDRESTRIHLGGALEGDPAWAPSGLVKPGVVRDAGLATIGGGNHFVEVQRVEAVADRARAWQWGVREGQLAFMIHSGSRDVGKHVGMAWLDRARAAWPAGAAFPESGILPLAEPALVAEYLRAEATAANYAFLNRLLLAELLRHTLRELFGDVEAPLVYDVPHNITLPWEGGWLARKGACPAEADQPVIIPGSMGASSYLMVGCGDAAALASASHGAGRARSRFSMARGGADRRDEALGLTGVDCITLREERRIEEAPAAYKPIGPVVASQVEAGIVREVARLAPLLTFKA; from the coding sequence ATGCAGCCGAACCTGAATCGGCTCCTGCGGGCACTTGCCCGCGAGGGGCTCGAGGTGACCTATGACGGTCGCCTCTACACCCTGCGCCTCCAGGGCGACGCGCATTCGCCGCCCGCCGAGGTCCTCCTCCCGCCGGACCTGCCCGTGGAGGGCAAGGCCTTCCGGCAGCTCGCCAACCTCGCCGCCCTGAAGCACCCTGGTGGTGGTGCCGTCCTGCGCGTGCGCGCCACCCCCGACTTCCACCCGGGAGACTCCGGCGTGGCCATCGGGTCGGTGGTGCACACGCGGGGCCTGGTGGTGCCCGCCGCGGTGGGCACCGACATCAACTGCGGCATGCGCCTGCACGTCGCCGACCTGGGCGTGGAAGCCTTCCTCGCCCGGCGCGATGCCTTCGTCGAGCGCATGAAGGGCCACTACTTCTTCGGCACGCGGGATGTGGCCATGTCCTCGCGGGCCGCCGAGGCGCTCCTGCGCGACGGCATCCCCGGCTGGCTCCTGGAGACGATGGAGCAGCCGCTGGGCTGCGCGGCCCGGGCGGACCTGGCGCAGCTCGACCGGGAGTCCACCCGCATCCACCTGGGCGGTGCGCTGGAGGGCGATCCGGCCTGGGCCCCCTCGGGGCTCGTCAAGCCGGGCGTCGTGCGGGACGCGGGCCTGGCCACCATCGGTGGTGGCAACCACTTCGTCGAGGTGCAGCGGGTGGAGGCCGTGGCGGACCGGGCGCGGGCCTGGCAGTGGGGTGTGCGCGAGGGCCAGCTCGCGTTCATGATCCACTCTGGCTCGCGGGACGTGGGCAAGCACGTGGGCATGGCGTGGCTGGATCGGGCGCGGGCGGCGTGGCCGGCGGGGGCTGCCTTCCCGGAGAGCGGCATCCTCCCGCTGGCGGAGCCGGCCCTGGTCGCGGAGTACCTCCGGGCCGAGGCCACCGCGGCCAACTACGCTTTTCTCAACCGGCTGCTGCTGGCCGAGCTGCTGCGCCACACCCTGCGCGAGCTGTTCGGCGACGTGGAGGCCCCGCTCGTCTACGACGTGCCCCACAACATCACCCTGCCGTGGGAGGGCGGGTGGCTGGCGCGCAAGGGAGCCTGCCCGGCCGAGGCGGACCAGCCCGTCATCATCCCCGGCTCCATGGGGGCGTCGTCCTACCTGATGGTGGGGTGTGGCGACGCGGCGGCGCTGGCCTCTGCCTCCCATGGCGCGGGGCGGGCTCGCTCGCGCTTCTCCATGGCGCGGGGTGGGGCGGACAGGCGGGACGAGGCGCTGGGGCTCACCGGCGTGGACTGCATCACCCTGCGTGAGGAGCGCCGCATCGAGGAGGCTCCCGCGGCGTACAAGCCCATCGGCCCGGTGGTGGCCTCTCAGGTGGAGGCCGGCATCGTACGCGAGGTGGCTCGGCTGGCCCCGCTGCTGACGT
- the mltA gene encoding murein transglycosylase A, translating into MTSRCMRLVFLLAACFLATGCPRPWTPATRPEEALREPSRLMELRDDGEPEALKTAIAESLTWLNTRSADERFVFGPRTVTARELRAALEHLRSRITDGLTSAELTTRILEVFEPLEAAGGEDGLVLFTGYYEPSIEASLTRTEEYATPIYGAPKDLIEVPLEPFAERFKAERVFGRLDGRRLVPYWSRGEIRGGKLSGQGLELAWAKDPVALFFVEVQGSGTLRLPDGTERRIGYASSNGRPYRSIGSLLIQEGAIPREAMSMQALRAWLAANPRQCNRVLDFNESYVFFRFLESSAVGSLGRPVTTGRSIATDAKLFPRGALAFLQTERPVRQPDGTVAWRPLSRFVLNQDTGGAIKGAGRVDVFWGRGPDAELAAGMMKQKGRLLFFVPRRTVAR; encoded by the coding sequence ATGACCTCGCGCTGCATGCGTCTCGTGTTCCTGCTGGCGGCCTGCTTCCTCGCGACGGGCTGCCCACGGCCCTGGACGCCGGCCACCAGGCCGGAGGAGGCCCTGCGCGAGCCGTCCCGGCTGATGGAGCTCCGGGATGATGGCGAGCCCGAGGCGCTAAAAACGGCAATCGCGGAGAGCCTGACGTGGCTGAACACCCGCTCGGCGGATGAGCGCTTCGTCTTCGGCCCCCGGACGGTGACGGCCCGCGAGCTGCGCGCCGCCCTGGAGCACCTGCGCTCGCGCATCACCGATGGCCTCACCTCCGCGGAGCTCACGACGCGAATCCTCGAGGTGTTCGAGCCGCTGGAGGCCGCCGGAGGCGAGGACGGCCTGGTGCTCTTCACGGGCTACTACGAGCCCTCGATCGAGGCGAGCCTCACCCGGACCGAGGAGTACGCCACGCCCATCTACGGGGCGCCGAAGGATCTGATCGAGGTCCCCCTGGAGCCCTTCGCCGAGCGCTTCAAGGCCGAGCGCGTCTTCGGGCGGCTCGACGGGCGGAGGCTGGTGCCCTACTGGAGCCGGGGGGAGATCCGGGGTGGGAAGCTGAGTGGCCAGGGGCTGGAGCTGGCGTGGGCGAAGGATCCAGTGGCGCTCTTCTTCGTGGAGGTGCAGGGCAGCGGCACGCTCCGGCTGCCGGACGGCACGGAGCGGCGCATCGGCTATGCCAGCTCGAACGGGAGGCCCTACCGCAGCATCGGCTCGCTGCTCATCCAGGAGGGCGCCATCCCGCGCGAGGCCATGTCGATGCAGGCCCTGCGCGCGTGGCTCGCGGCGAACCCGCGGCAGTGCAACCGCGTGCTCGACTTCAACGAGTCCTACGTCTTCTTCCGCTTCCTGGAGAGCAGCGCGGTGGGCTCGCTGGGCAGGCCGGTGACCACGGGGCGCTCCATCGCCACGGACGCGAAGCTCTTCCCGCGCGGCGCGCTGGCGTTCCTGCAGACCGAGCGCCCCGTGCGGCAGCCCGACGGGACGGTGGCGTGGAGGCCCCTGTCCCGGTTCGTGCTCAACCAGGACACGGGCGGCGCCATCAAGGGCGCAGGACGGGTGGACGTCTTCTGGGGACGCGGGCCCGACGCCGAGCTGGCCGCAGGGATGATGAAGCAGAAGGGGCGACTGCTCTTCTTCGTCCCGCGCCGCACCGTGGCCCGGTAG
- a CDS encoding alpha/beta fold hydrolase → MKMPMMPPREGSIRLKDGRRLAFVESGDPSGAPIFFLHGNPGSRYMRHPDDSLTYRLGVRLITPDRPGYGLSDYQPERTLLDCPADLEQLANMLGLGRFALFGVSAGGPYAAACAWRLGERVTRAAIVSGAAPFDRPGAMKGVNRDYRNAYTLAAWPEWLLHPIMALHDRSVRSNPRRALAGVMAHCSPDDRATLSNPAIAAQVQGWRMEATRQGVRGMRREAHILVSPWGFRLEEIRPEVHLWYWEADSIVPPQMGRYLASRIPRTVQHFLPGGGHFSIFTHWKEILTPLARPE, encoded by the coding sequence ATGAAGATGCCGATGATGCCGCCGCGCGAAGGCTCCATCCGCCTCAAGGACGGACGCAGGCTCGCCTTCGTCGAGTCGGGAGATCCCTCGGGCGCGCCGATCTTCTTCCTCCATGGCAACCCGGGCTCGCGCTACATGCGGCACCCGGATGACAGCCTCACGTATCGCCTGGGCGTGCGGCTCATCACCCCGGACCGGCCGGGGTATGGCCTCTCCGACTACCAGCCCGAGCGCACGCTGCTGGACTGCCCCGCGGACCTCGAGCAGCTCGCCAACATGCTGGGGCTGGGGCGCTTCGCCCTCTTCGGCGTGTCCGCGGGGGGGCCCTACGCCGCGGCCTGTGCCTGGCGCCTGGGCGAGCGGGTGACTCGCGCGGCCATCGTCTCGGGAGCGGCGCCGTTCGACAGGCCCGGAGCCATGAAGGGCGTCAACCGCGACTACCGCAACGCGTACACGCTGGCCGCCTGGCCCGAGTGGCTGCTCCACCCCATCATGGCCCTGCATGATCGATCGGTGCGCAGCAACCCCCGGCGCGCGCTCGCGGGAGTCATGGCGCACTGCTCGCCCGATGACCGGGCCACGCTGTCGAATCCGGCCATCGCCGCCCAGGTGCAGGGCTGGCGCATGGAGGCCACCCGGCAGGGCGTGCGGGGCATGCGGCGCGAGGCCCACATCCTCGTCTCGCCCTGGGGCTTCCGGCTGGAGGAGATCCGCCCGGAGGTGCACCTCTGGTACTGGGAGGCAGACAGCATCGTCCCGCCGCAGATGGGCCGCTACCTGGCCTCTCGCATCCCTCGGACGGTGCAGCACTTCCTCCCCGGTGGGGGGCACTTCTCGATCTTCACCCACTGGAAGGAGATCCTCACGCCGCTCGCTCGGCCCGAGTGA
- a CDS encoding alpha/beta fold hydrolase: MSSTFQRFRSFVSGQVELSRSLAQVVQERPLNPYPYLRPIIEKASGVREPPISPTPHSVVYTRGSMRLLRYSAPHRRWRTPILFAYSLINRWYILDFLPGRSLIEYLTRAGFDVYAIDWGVPGPDEQHLSWADLLGDLVRQAVRWTLRASGSEELTLYGYCMGGTLALAYASLYPQGVRNFVAQATPVDFSQGGVYALWTQPDHFDVDSLVDAYGNVPSRVLESGFLMAAPVQRMTRWLDVCRHIDEPEYVTTFLAMERWGADAVPFPGEVYRQYIKDCYQQNLFCQGRMEVGGERVDLRRIRASLLNVIAEQDTIALPPMSEPLPGLVGSQDAQTLRFPVGHIGLSASSKSPTKVWPAISEWIAARSRPMES; the protein is encoded by the coding sequence ATGTCGAGCACCTTCCAGCGCTTCCGCTCCTTCGTCTCGGGCCAGGTCGAGCTGTCCCGATCGCTCGCGCAGGTCGTCCAGGAGCGGCCCCTCAACCCCTATCCGTACCTGCGGCCCATCATCGAGAAGGCCTCCGGCGTGCGCGAGCCGCCCATCAGCCCCACTCCGCACTCGGTCGTCTATACGCGCGGCAGCATGCGCCTGCTGCGCTACTCCGCGCCCCACCGCCGCTGGCGCACCCCCATCCTCTTCGCCTACTCGCTCATCAATCGCTGGTACATCCTGGACTTCCTGCCCGGCCGCAGCCTCATCGAGTACCTCACCCGCGCCGGCTTCGACGTCTACGCCATCGACTGGGGCGTGCCCGGGCCGGACGAGCAGCACCTGTCCTGGGCGGACCTGCTGGGAGATCTCGTCCGCCAGGCCGTGCGGTGGACGCTGCGCGCCAGCGGCAGCGAGGAGCTGACGCTCTACGGCTACTGCATGGGCGGCACGCTCGCCCTGGCCTACGCCAGCCTCTACCCCCAGGGGGTGCGCAACTTCGTGGCGCAGGCCACCCCCGTGGACTTCAGCCAGGGCGGTGTGTACGCGCTGTGGACGCAGCCGGACCACTTCGACGTGGACTCGCTCGTGGATGCCTACGGCAACGTGCCCTCGCGCGTGCTGGAGAGTGGCTTCCTCATGGCCGCCCCCGTCCAGCGCATGACGCGGTGGCTGGACGTGTGCCGCCACATCGACGAGCCCGAGTACGTCACCACGTTCCTCGCCATGGAGCGCTGGGGCGCCGACGCCGTCCCGTTCCCGGGCGAGGTCTACCGCCAGTACATCAAGGACTGCTACCAGCAGAACCTCTTCTGCCAGGGCCGCATGGAGGTGGGGGGCGAGCGCGTGGACCTGCGCCGCATCCGCGCCTCACTGCTCAACGTCATCGCCGAGCAGGACACCATCGCCCTGCCGCCCATGAGCGAGCCGTTGCCCGGGCTGGTGGGCTCCCAGGACGCCCAGACGCTGCGCTTCCCCGTGGGCCACATCGGCCTGTCGGCCTCGAGCAAGAGCCCCACCAAGGTGTGGCCCGCCATCTCGGAGTGGATTGCCGCTCGCTCGCGGCCGATGGAGTCCTGA